A region from the Wansuia hejianensis genome encodes:
- a CDS encoding MBL fold metallo-hydrolase, translated as MKITFLGHSGYAVEISGLLLVFDYETGCLPLDSDPAEAVFFVSHQHQDHFNPQIFSMEPLAGRAAYVLSRDTRRKVRKIGGPEERIHYMTAGEEVCLDAGDKTLRIRTLCSTDCGVAFLVGCGEYQIYHGGDLNCWSWPGDSKQHRNQMVAEYRREIQKLKGEKIHVAFCPLDPRLEEWYAEGFRYFLEHVDADYVWPMHMWKEFGTVGRFLDSLEDEKQKGRVVSVSHDGQQWECGRVAEIEEPDFGCEGRPDGEAAQDRLLVRMEDGSTRVRWEADSSLYDRGVDEGSLLTWEV; from the coding sequence ATGAAGATTACTTTTTTAGGGCACAGCGGGTATGCGGTGGAGATTTCCGGCCTGCTGCTGGTGTTTGATTATGAGACAGGCTGCCTGCCGCTGGATTCAGATCCCGCGGAGGCAGTGTTTTTTGTGAGCCATCAGCACCAGGATCACTTCAACCCTCAGATTTTTTCCATGGAACCCCTGGCGGGCCGGGCGGCCTATGTGCTTTCCAGGGATACCAGGAGGAAAGTGCGGAAGATCGGAGGGCCGGAAGAGCGCATCCATTATATGACGGCCGGAGAGGAAGTCTGCCTGGATGCGGGGGACAAAACCCTCCGGATCCGCACGCTGTGTTCTACGGACTGTGGAGTTGCCTTTCTGGTCGGCTGCGGGGAATATCAGATCTATCACGGCGGTGATCTGAACTGCTGGTCGTGGCCGGGAGATTCTAAGCAGCACCGGAATCAGATGGTGGCGGAATACCGGCGTGAGATTCAGAAGCTGAAGGGTGAGAAGATTCACGTGGCCTTCTGCCCGCTGGACCCCAGGCTGGAAGAGTGGTATGCGGAAGGCTTTCGGTATTTTCTGGAGCATGTGGATGCAGATTATGTCTGGCCTATGCACATGTGGAAGGAATTCGGCACGGTGGGCCGTTTTCTGGATTCGTTGGAGGATGAGAAGCAGAAGGGCCGGGTAGTATCTGTCTCCCATGACGGGCAGCAGTGGGAATGCGGCCGGGTAGCGGAGATTGAAGAGCCTGATTTCGGATGTGAGGGACGGCCGGATGGAGAAGCAGCACAGGACCGCCTGCTGGTCCGGATGGAGGACGGGAGCACCAGGGTCAGGTGGGAAGCTGACAGCAGCCTGTATGACCGTGGTGTGGACGAGGGGAGCCTCCTGACCTGGGAAGTATGA
- a CDS encoding TetR family transcriptional regulator, translating to MKLDARKRKTMAARRTLKILTLALTQLLQVKPFEKISVIDICEKALVPRATFYNYFDDKYDLLQYYWSTLREMLVPERKDTEPYRPERIVEIMGNILEYVQSQYEVCRVICEVNRSSYFLDSLHAYVAGLLEDGLKDVPVEEREYSVPVSLEGELLAGAIIRTGVWWLHHRNECELEALEVYLQQIVMDIMTSARRERRCRKGEVEI from the coding sequence ATGAAACTGGATGCGAGAAAGAGAAAAACTATGGCTGCCAGGCGGACCTTGAAGATCCTGACGCTGGCACTGACACAGCTTTTGCAGGTGAAGCCGTTTGAGAAGATCAGCGTCATTGATATCTGTGAAAAAGCATTGGTCCCAAGGGCTACCTTTTATAATTATTTTGATGACAAATACGATCTGCTGCAGTATTACTGGAGCACGCTCCGGGAAATGCTGGTGCCGGAGCGCAAGGATACAGAGCCTTACAGACCGGAACGGATCGTAGAGATCATGGGCAATATACTGGAATATGTTCAGAGTCAGTATGAGGTCTGCCGGGTCATCTGTGAAGTAAACCGCAGCAGTTATTTTCTGGATTCCCTCCACGCCTATGTGGCGGGCTTGCTGGAGGATGGACTGAAGGACGTTCCGGTAGAGGAACGGGAGTACTCGGTTCCGGTTTCGCTGGAGGGGGAGCTGCTGGCCGGCGCGATCATCAGAACTGGCGTTTGGTGGCTTCACCACAGGAATGAGTGTGAGCTGGAGGCGCTGGAGGTCTATCTGCAGCAGATTGTGATGGATATTATGACGTCGGCTAGACGGGAACGCCGCTGTAGGAAGGGCGAGGTGGAGATATGA